A section of the Microbacterium sp. MM2322 genome encodes:
- a CDS encoding acyl carrier protein has product MAFTNDEVLAGLAELITDETGISSDEVALEKSFTDDLDIDSISMMTIVVNAEEKFGVTIPDDEVKNLKTVGDAVTYISSNQA; this is encoded by the coding sequence ATGGCATTCACCAACGACGAGGTCCTCGCCGGCCTGGCCGAGCTCATCACCGACGAGACCGGCATCTCTTCCGACGAGGTCGCCCTCGAGAAGTCCTTCACGGACGACCTCGACATCGACTCGATCTCGATGATGACGATCGTCGTCAACGCCGAGGAGAAGTTCGGCGTCACGATCCCCGACGACGAGGTCAAGAACCTCAAGACCGTCGGCGACGCCGTCACGTACATCTCGTCCAACCAGGCCTGA
- a CDS encoding helix-turn-helix domain-containing protein: protein MSERPTAQEKAETLAWLRRISGDLATTTLRRLEEYLPWYAEMPPGRRSAVGLVAQSGISSFIDWYDDPNSTPWIAADIFASAPRELLRSISLTQTLQLIRVTVETTEERVAGRGNGLRESILLYSREVAFAAADVYARAAEARGLWDARLEALVVDSILTGEADEELPSRIAALGWHGHGEVAVLVGTTPPQLDVDQVRRTARKLGVDVLIGVQGSRLVLVIGRADQSGREDAEELPFSEIATRLEPGFGSGHLVLGPTASALLDAGLSARAALAGFAVAKSWRNAPRPVDADDLLPERALAGDPLAKATLIERIYRPLQAHSTDLVTTLWSYLDNGRSLEATARELFVHPNTVRYRLKRVSDVIGWDATGPREALILQTALILGSIGADVTRRRPARRS from the coding sequence ATGAGCGAACGGCCGACCGCTCAGGAGAAGGCGGAGACACTCGCGTGGCTCCGCCGGATCTCGGGTGATCTTGCGACCACGACGCTCCGGAGGCTCGAGGAGTACCTGCCCTGGTACGCCGAGATGCCTCCGGGGCGCCGGTCGGCTGTCGGTCTCGTCGCGCAGTCGGGCATCTCGTCCTTCATCGACTGGTACGACGACCCGAACTCCACGCCATGGATCGCGGCCGACATCTTCGCGTCCGCTCCCCGCGAGCTCTTGCGGAGCATCAGCCTCACCCAGACTCTCCAGCTGATCCGTGTGACGGTCGAAACGACCGAAGAACGCGTCGCCGGTCGAGGCAATGGGCTCCGGGAGAGCATCCTGCTCTACTCGCGCGAGGTCGCGTTCGCCGCAGCCGACGTTTACGCGCGTGCCGCTGAGGCGCGCGGGTTGTGGGATGCCCGACTCGAGGCGCTCGTCGTCGACTCGATCCTCACCGGCGAAGCCGACGAAGAGCTCCCCAGCCGGATCGCCGCGCTCGGGTGGCATGGTCACGGCGAGGTCGCCGTCCTCGTCGGAACGACTCCCCCGCAGCTCGACGTCGACCAGGTCCGTCGCACCGCCCGCAAGCTCGGCGTCGACGTGCTCATCGGCGTGCAGGGGTCCCGCCTGGTGCTCGTCATCGGACGGGCGGACCAGAGCGGGCGAGAGGATGCCGAGGAACTCCCCTTCTCGGAGATCGCAACGCGTCTCGAGCCGGGATTCGGAAGCGGACACCTCGTGCTGGGGCCGACGGCATCCGCTCTGCTGGACGCCGGACTGAGCGCGCGCGCCGCGCTCGCGGGGTTCGCGGTCGCGAAGTCCTGGCGGAACGCGCCGCGCCCCGTCGATGCCGACGATCTGCTTCCCGAGCGGGCTCTCGCAGGCGACCCGCTCGCGAAGGCGACGCTCATCGAGCGCATCTACCGGCCGCTGCAGGCTCACTCGACCGATCTCGTGACGACGCTCTGGAGCTACCTCGACAATGGACGCTCGCTCGAGGCGACGGCGCGGGAGCTGTTCGTCCACCCGAACACGGTCCGCTACCGACTCAAGCGCGTGTCGGATGTGATCGGGTGGGATGCCACGGGCCCCCGTGAGGCGCTCATCCTGCAGACCGCGCTCATCCTCGGCTCCATCGGCGCCGATGTGACACGCCGTCGCCCCGCCCGTCGATCCTGA
- the aceE gene encoding pyruvate dehydrogenase (acetyl-transferring), homodimeric type, which yields MTVNDQDPYSQGPQDSDPEETSEWQDSLRQLVDARGASRGREIMLSLLQSSRELHLNVPQVPTTDYINTIPADSEPEFPGDEEVERRYRRWIRWNAALTVHRAQRPGIGVGGHISTYASSAALYEVGFNHFFRGPDHSGGGDQVFFQGHASPGMYARSFLEGGLTTQQLDGFRQEASAAPHGLPSYPHPRLMPDYWQFPTVSMGLGPINAIYQAMTNKYLTNRGIKDLNDSHVWAFLGDGEMDEVESRGQLQVAANEGLDNLTFVVNCNLQRLDGPVRGNGKIVQELESFFRGAGWNVIKVVWGREWDDLLARDNEGALLNLMNSTPDGDFQTYKAENGAYVREHFFGRDERAAALVKDYSDEQIWNLKRGGHDYRKVFAAYKAAMEHKGQPTVILAKTVKGYGLGPHFEGRNATHQMKKMTLDDLKMFRDEMHIPLTDAQLEENPYEPPYYHPGAEDETIKYMVERRRSLGGTLPQRRSTYTSLTLPDDSVYALPKKGSGTQEVATTMAFVRLLKDLLRTKDFGHRIVPIIPDEARTFGMDAYFPTAKIYNPNGQNYTSVDRELLLAYKESPQGQIMHVGINEAGAVAAFTNVGTSYATHGEPLIPVYVFYSMFGFQRTGDAQWAAGDQMARGFIIGATAGRTTLTGEGLQHADGHSHLLASTNPATVSYDPAYGYEIAHIVQSGLERMYGGEHSDPNVMYYITVYNEPIVQPKEPENVDVDGIIRGIHRVSAGEGEGHRAQILASGVGLAWAHEAQKLLKDDWGVVADVWSVTSWTELRRDGLAADEHNFLHPTDEPKTAYITEKLRDSEGPVVAVSDFMHAVQDQIRQWVPRRYATLGADGFGFSDTRAAARRQFKIDGPSIVVRTLQALAEDGVVDRGLSAQAIEKYRLHDVNSGTSGNAGGEA from the coding sequence GTGACTGTCAACGATCAGGATCCGTACTCGCAGGGCCCGCAGGACAGCGACCCGGAAGAGACGTCGGAGTGGCAGGATTCCCTGCGTCAGCTCGTCGACGCTCGCGGTGCGAGCCGCGGACGCGAGATCATGCTGAGCCTCCTGCAGAGCTCGCGCGAACTCCACCTGAATGTCCCGCAGGTTCCCACCACGGACTACATCAACACGATCCCCGCCGACAGCGAGCCGGAGTTCCCCGGCGACGAAGAGGTCGAGCGTCGCTACCGTCGCTGGATCCGCTGGAACGCAGCCCTCACCGTGCACCGCGCTCAGCGCCCCGGCATCGGGGTCGGCGGTCACATCTCGACCTACGCGTCGTCTGCCGCACTCTACGAGGTCGGTTTCAACCACTTCTTCCGCGGTCCCGACCACTCCGGCGGCGGCGACCAGGTCTTCTTCCAGGGTCACGCCTCCCCCGGCATGTACGCCCGTTCCTTCCTCGAAGGCGGCCTGACGACCCAGCAGCTCGACGGCTTCCGCCAGGAGGCATCCGCGGCTCCCCACGGTCTGCCCTCGTACCCGCACCCGCGGCTCATGCCGGACTACTGGCAGTTCCCCACGGTCTCGATGGGTCTCGGCCCGATCAACGCCATCTACCAGGCGATGACGAACAAGTACCTCACCAACCGCGGCATCAAGGACCTCAACGACTCCCACGTCTGGGCGTTCCTCGGCGACGGTGAGATGGATGAGGTCGAGAGCCGCGGACAGCTGCAGGTCGCCGCGAACGAAGGCCTCGACAACCTGACCTTCGTCGTCAACTGCAACCTCCAGCGTCTCGACGGCCCCGTCCGCGGCAACGGCAAGATCGTGCAGGAGCTCGAGAGCTTCTTCCGCGGCGCCGGCTGGAACGTCATCAAGGTCGTCTGGGGCCGCGAGTGGGATGACCTGCTCGCCCGCGACAACGAGGGCGCCCTCCTCAACCTGATGAACAGCACGCCCGACGGCGACTTCCAGACGTACAAGGCCGAGAACGGCGCCTACGTCCGTGAGCACTTCTTCGGCCGTGACGAGCGCGCCGCCGCCCTGGTCAAGGACTACTCCGACGAGCAGATCTGGAACCTCAAGCGCGGTGGCCACGATTACCGCAAGGTCTTCGCGGCGTACAAGGCGGCCATGGAGCACAAGGGCCAGCCGACCGTCATCCTGGCCAAGACCGTCAAGGGCTACGGCCTCGGTCCGCACTTCGAGGGGCGCAACGCGACGCACCAGATGAAGAAGATGACCCTCGACGACCTCAAGATGTTCCGCGACGAGATGCACATCCCGTTGACGGACGCGCAGCTCGAGGAGAACCCCTACGAGCCCCCGTACTACCACCCGGGTGCGGAGGACGAGACCATCAAGTACATGGTCGAGCGTCGCCGGAGCCTCGGTGGCACCCTGCCGCAGCGTCGGAGCACCTACACGTCCCTCACCCTCCCCGACGACAGCGTCTACGCGCTGCCGAAGAAGGGTTCGGGAACGCAGGAGGTCGCCACGACCATGGCGTTCGTGCGCCTGCTGAAGGACCTGCTGCGTACCAAGGACTTCGGCCACCGCATCGTGCCGATCATCCCCGACGAGGCGCGAACCTTCGGTATGGACGCGTACTTCCCGACCGCGAAGATCTACAACCCGAACGGGCAGAACTACACGTCCGTCGACCGCGAGCTGCTCCTGGCGTACAAGGAGAGCCCGCAGGGACAGATCATGCACGTCGGCATCAACGAGGCCGGCGCGGTCGCCGCGTTCACGAACGTCGGCACGTCGTACGCGACGCACGGCGAGCCGCTCATCCCGGTCTACGTCTTCTACTCGATGTTCGGCTTCCAGCGCACGGGCGACGCCCAGTGGGCTGCCGGCGACCAGATGGCGCGCGGCTTCATCATCGGCGCGACCGCGGGACGCACCACTCTGACGGGTGAGGGTCTGCAGCACGCCGACGGGCACTCGCACCTGCTCGCCTCGACGAACCCGGCGACGGTCTCGTACGACCCCGCCTACGGCTACGAGATCGCGCACATCGTGCAGTCGGGCCTGGAGCGCATGTACGGCGGGGAGCACTCCGACCCGAACGTCATGTACTACATCACCGTCTACAACGAGCCGATCGTTCAGCCCAAGGAGCCGGAGAACGTCGACGTGGATGGCATCATCCGCGGCATCCACCGCGTCTCCGCCGGCGAGGGTGAGGGTCACCGTGCCCAGATCCTCGCGTCGGGCGTCGGCCTGGCCTGGGCTCACGAGGCGCAGAAGCTCCTCAAGGACGACTGGGGCGTCGTCGCCGACGTGTGGTCGGTGACCAGCTGGACGGAGCTCCGTCGTGACGGCCTCGCCGCTGACGAGCACAACTTCCTGCACCCGACCGACGAGCCGAAGACCGCGTACATCACCGAGAAGCTCCGCGACTCGGAGGGCCCGGTCGTCGCCGTCAGCGACTTCATGCACGCCGTGCAGGACCAGATCCGCCAGTGGGTCCCCCGCCGGTACGCGACGCTCGGCGCCGACGGCTTCGGCTTCTCGGACACCCGCGCGGCCGCCCGCCGCCAGTTCAAGATCGACGGCCCGTCGATCGTCGTCCGCACCCTCCAGGCTTTGGCCGAGGACGGCGTCGTCGACCGCGGTCTGTCCGCGCAGGCCATCGAGAAGTACCGTCTGCACGACGTCAACTCCGGCACGTCCGGCAACGCGGGCGGCGAAGCCTGA
- a CDS encoding beta-ketoacyl-ACP synthase III, whose protein sequence is MTPQLIQPTGAAHTRIYSYGAARGENAVPNEDLIEPINSSDEWIRQRTGIITRVRADADTSAVDLASDAATEAIERSGIPADKIDAVIVATISNPRQTPSVSAIVADRVGANPAAAYDLNAACAGFAYGVAQADALIRSGAAHYALVIGTEKLSDVVDPTDRSISFLLGDGAGAVVIGPSETPGIGPTIWGSDGSKADAVGMSHTLTEFRDGLAPWPTLRQEGPTVFRWAVWEMVKVARQAIEAAGITADDLAAFVPHQANMRIIDEFAKQLKLPDTVVIGRDIETTGNTSAASIPLATHRLLEEHPELSGGLALQIGFGAGLVFGAQVVVLP, encoded by the coding sequence ATGACCCCCCAGCTGATCCAGCCGACCGGTGCTGCGCACACCCGCATCTATTCGTATGGTGCCGCGCGCGGCGAGAACGCCGTCCCGAACGAAGATCTGATCGAACCGATCAACTCCAGCGACGAGTGGATCCGTCAGCGCACCGGCATCATCACGCGGGTACGGGCGGATGCCGACACATCAGCGGTCGATCTCGCCTCCGACGCCGCGACTGAGGCGATCGAGCGCTCCGGCATCCCCGCCGACAAGATCGACGCCGTCATCGTCGCGACGATTTCGAACCCCCGCCAGACGCCCTCGGTGTCGGCGATCGTCGCGGACCGCGTGGGCGCGAACCCTGCCGCTGCCTACGACCTGAACGCCGCGTGCGCCGGCTTCGCCTACGGCGTTGCGCAGGCGGACGCCCTCATCCGCTCGGGCGCAGCGCACTACGCCCTCGTCATCGGTACCGAGAAGCTGAGCGATGTGGTCGATCCCACCGATCGCTCGATCTCGTTCCTCCTGGGCGACGGCGCGGGCGCGGTCGTCATCGGTCCCAGCGAGACCCCGGGCATCGGGCCCACCATCTGGGGATCCGACGGCTCGAAGGCCGATGCGGTGGGCATGAGCCACACGCTGACCGAGTTCCGCGATGGTCTGGCTCCGTGGCCGACTCTCCGCCAAGAGGGCCCCACCGTCTTCCGGTGGGCTGTCTGGGAGATGGTCAAGGTCGCCCGTCAGGCGATCGAGGCCGCCGGGATCACGGCAGACGACCTCGCCGCCTTCGTGCCTCACCAGGCCAACATGCGCATCATCGACGAGTTCGCGAAGCAGCTGAAGCTTCCCGACACCGTCGTGATCGGTCGCGACATCGAGACGACGGGCAACACGTCGGCGGCATCCATTCCGCTGGCGACACACCGCCTTCTCGAAGAGCACCCCGAGCTCAGCGGCGGACTCGCCCTGCAGATCGGTTTCGGCGCCGGACTCGTGTTCGGCGCACAGGTCGTCGTCCTCCCGTGA
- a CDS encoding amino acid permease, with product MSMLRTKSVEQSIADTEEPEFQLKKSLSALDLTVFGVGVVIGAGIFTLTGRAAHDVAGPAIVISFIVAAIACGLAAMCYAEFASTVPVSGSAYTFSYASLGELFAWIIGWDLILEMFLGASVVAQGWSAYLGSLMEQLGAPIPAAIGYGGTVDLMAVLLVIVLGVLITLGIRESMRVNLVLVAVKLFIVLFVIVAGLLFVNPANYSPFVPDAAPRDNGSGLTQPLLQFFSGIEPTAFGVGGIFAGAALVFFAYIGFDVVATTAEETKRPQRDLPIGIIASLIICTILYGAVALVVTGMVPYDKLDPAAALANAFAFHGQTWMATVISAGAVAGLTTVVLTLMIGATRIIFAMSRDALLPRQLAKVHPRFRTPWVISLIVTVVVALVAGLTPVGVLEEMVNIGTLSAFVLVSVGVIVLRRRRPDLERGFRVPLNPWLPAISAAVCIYLMLNLTVETWLRFLIWLAIGFVIYFGYSRRHSRLAKGGDLYTNPAATGRE from the coding sequence ATGAGCATGCTGCGCACCAAATCGGTCGAACAGTCGATCGCCGACACCGAAGAGCCGGAGTTCCAACTCAAGAAGTCGCTCTCGGCTCTCGACCTCACCGTGTTCGGTGTCGGCGTCGTCATCGGCGCGGGCATCTTCACCCTGACCGGGCGCGCTGCGCACGACGTGGCGGGGCCGGCCATCGTCATCAGCTTCATCGTGGCCGCGATCGCGTGCGGCCTCGCAGCGATGTGCTACGCCGAGTTCGCGTCAACCGTGCCGGTATCGGGATCGGCCTACACCTTCTCGTACGCCTCGCTCGGCGAACTGTTCGCCTGGATCATCGGCTGGGACCTCATCCTCGAGATGTTCCTCGGGGCGAGCGTCGTCGCGCAGGGGTGGAGCGCGTACCTCGGTTCCCTCATGGAGCAGCTCGGCGCCCCGATCCCCGCCGCGATCGGATACGGCGGGACCGTCGATCTGATGGCGGTGCTGCTCGTGATCGTGCTCGGCGTGCTGATCACCCTCGGCATCCGTGAGTCGATGCGGGTGAACCTGGTCCTCGTCGCGGTGAAGCTCTTCATCGTGCTCTTCGTCATCGTCGCGGGCCTCCTGTTCGTCAACCCGGCGAACTACTCGCCGTTCGTCCCGGATGCCGCCCCTCGCGACAACGGATCGGGCCTCACGCAGCCGCTCCTGCAGTTCTTCTCCGGGATCGAACCGACCGCGTTCGGTGTCGGCGGGATCTTCGCGGGGGCCGCTCTCGTGTTCTTCGCCTACATCGGTTTCGACGTCGTCGCGACGACCGCCGAAGAGACCAAGCGCCCGCAGCGTGACCTGCCGATCGGCATCATCGCCTCGCTCATCATCTGCACGATCCTCTACGGAGCTGTCGCCCTCGTCGTGACGGGCATGGTCCCCTACGACAAGCTCGACCCGGCCGCCGCGCTCGCCAACGCGTTCGCGTTCCACGGCCAGACCTGGATGGCCACCGTCATCTCGGCGGGCGCCGTCGCAGGACTCACGACAGTCGTGCTGACCCTCATGATCGGTGCGACCCGCATCATCTTCGCGATGTCGCGGGACGCCCTCCTCCCGCGCCAGCTGGCGAAGGTGCACCCCCGGTTCCGCACCCCGTGGGTCATCTCGCTCATCGTCACCGTGGTCGTCGCCCTCGTCGCGGGCCTCACGCCCGTCGGCGTGCTCGAGGAGATGGTGAACATCGGCACCCTGTCGGCGTTCGTCCTCGTCTCGGTCGGCGTCATCGTCCTGCGCCGTCGCCGGCCGGACCTCGAGCGCGGCTTCCGCGTGCCGCTCAACCCGTGGCTCCCCGCGATATCGGCGGCGGTCTGCATCTACCTGATGCTGAACCTCACGGTGGAGACGTGGCTCCGCTTCCTCATCTGGCTCGCGATCGGCTTCGTGATCTATTTCGGGTACTCGCGGCGGCACTCACGTCTCGCGAAGGGCGGCGACCTGTACACGAATCCGGCGGCAACCGGTCGCGAGTGA
- a CDS encoding ACP S-malonyltransferase: protein MIIAVFPGQGSQTPGFLAPWLETEGARALLEQYSAYAEVDLVAAGTEWDADRIRDTKVAQPLIVAASLLSWRALVHAGHRPDGVAGHSVGEIAALVAAGALTEEDGMRLVGIRGRAMAEAAALETTGMSAVVGGDEATVLGRLEELDLTPANYNGGGQIVAAGALPALAELGSEAPRGSRVIPLQVAGAFHTRYMTPAVETLRTAAAEVAASDPSLTLWSNRDGGTVTDGRAALDLLVAQVANPVRWDLCMASFAESGVTGIIELAPAGTLVGLAKRGLRGVPSVAVKTPEDLAAANALLTGENA from the coding sequence GTGATCATTGCCGTCTTCCCGGGCCAGGGTTCTCAAACCCCCGGATTCCTCGCCCCGTGGCTCGAGACCGAAGGCGCGCGCGCACTGCTTGAGCAGTACTCCGCGTACGCCGAGGTGGATCTGGTTGCCGCAGGGACCGAGTGGGATGCCGACCGCATCCGCGACACCAAGGTCGCTCAGCCCCTCATCGTCGCTGCCAGCCTTCTCTCGTGGCGTGCCCTCGTCCACGCCGGTCACCGCCCCGACGGCGTCGCAGGGCACTCGGTGGGCGAAATCGCCGCGCTCGTCGCTGCCGGTGCCCTCACGGAAGAAGACGGCATGCGCCTCGTCGGCATCCGCGGGCGCGCGATGGCCGAGGCAGCCGCACTCGAGACGACCGGCATGAGCGCCGTCGTCGGTGGTGACGAAGCAACCGTCCTCGGCCGCCTCGAAGAACTCGACCTCACTCCCGCCAACTACAACGGCGGCGGACAGATCGTCGCCGCGGGTGCGCTTCCGGCGCTGGCTGAGCTCGGCTCCGAGGCCCCGCGCGGCAGCCGGGTGATCCCGCTGCAGGTCGCCGGCGCCTTCCACACGCGCTACATGACGCCGGCCGTCGAGACTCTCCGCACCGCGGCCGCCGAGGTCGCGGCATCCGATCCGTCCCTGACGCTCTGGAGCAACCGCGACGGCGGCACCGTCACGGACGGTCGTGCCGCGCTCGACCTGCTGGTCGCGCAGGTGGCGAACCCGGTCCGCTGGGATCTCTGCATGGCCTCGTTCGCCGAGAGCGGCGTTACCGGCATCATCGAGCTCGCGCCGGCGGGCACCCTCGTCGGACTCGCCAAGCGAGGGCTGCGCGGCGTACCGTCTGTTGCGGTGAAGACGCCCGAGGACCTCGCCGCCGCGAACGCCCTCCTGACCGGAGAGAACGCATGA
- a CDS encoding beta-ketoacyl synthase yields MSNTRIFVTGIGATSPIGGTASESWAALLDGASGTRTLEHDWVEQYQLPVTFAAEAKVRPETVLDRPIAKRLDPSSQLAMVAAKEAWADAGAPEVDPERLGVEFATGIGGVWTLLDAWDTLREKGPRRVMPMTVPMLMPNAAAGNLSLHFGARAYARTFASACASSTESIVNALEHMRAGLADVVIAGGTESAIHPITIASFASMQALSRRNDSPETASRPGSIDRDGFVMGEGAAVLILETEAHAKARGAKIYAELVGGGVTADSYHITANDPEGTGAARAVRLALDMADAAPDEVTHVNAHATSTPVGDPNEYVALKTVFGDRVDEMPVSATKASTGHLLGGTGALEAMFTVLALRDRLAPPTINITEPDPAVPFRLSGDAVPLGDGDQLAISNSFGFGGHNAVVAFRSV; encoded by the coding sequence ATGAGCAACACGCGAATCTTCGTCACCGGCATCGGTGCGACCTCCCCCATCGGCGGCACCGCGAGCGAAAGCTGGGCGGCGCTCCTCGACGGCGCGTCCGGCACGCGCACGCTCGAACACGACTGGGTCGAGCAGTACCAACTGCCCGTCACGTTCGCCGCCGAGGCGAAGGTGCGCCCTGAGACGGTTCTCGACCGTCCCATCGCCAAGCGCCTCGACCCGTCATCGCAGCTCGCGATGGTGGCCGCGAAGGAGGCCTGGGCGGACGCGGGTGCTCCCGAGGTCGACCCGGAGCGTCTCGGCGTCGAGTTCGCCACCGGCATCGGCGGCGTCTGGACGCTGCTCGATGCCTGGGACACCCTGCGCGAGAAGGGCCCGCGTCGCGTCATGCCGATGACGGTCCCCATGCTCATGCCCAACGCCGCAGCCGGCAACCTGTCACTGCACTTCGGCGCCCGCGCCTACGCCCGCACCTTCGCGAGCGCCTGCGCGTCGAGCACGGAGTCGATCGTCAACGCGCTCGAGCACATGCGCGCCGGTCTCGCCGATGTCGTCATCGCCGGTGGGACGGAATCGGCGATCCACCCGATCACGATCGCATCGTTCGCATCGATGCAGGCGCTCTCGCGTCGCAACGACTCCCCCGAGACCGCGTCGCGGCCCGGCAGCATCGACCGCGACGGTTTCGTCATGGGTGAAGGCGCTGCCGTTCTGATCCTCGAGACCGAAGCGCACGCGAAGGCACGCGGCGCGAAGATCTACGCGGAGCTCGTGGGCGGCGGCGTGACCGCCGATTCGTACCACATCACTGCCAACGACCCCGAGGGCACCGGCGCCGCGCGCGCCGTCCGCCTCGCGCTGGACATGGCGGATGCCGCTCCTGACGAGGTCACCCACGTCAACGCGCACGCCACCTCGACGCCCGTCGGCGACCCGAACGAGTACGTCGCCCTGAAGACCGTGTTCGGCGATCGGGTGGACGAGATGCCCGTGTCGGCGACGAAGGCGTCCACGGGCCACCTACTGGGCGGCACGGGGGCACTCGAGGCCATGTTCACGGTGCTCGCGCTCCGTGACCGCCTCGCTCCCCCGACCATCAACATCACCGAGCCCGACCCGGCCGTGCCCTTCCGGCTGTCGGGCGATGCCGTCCCCCTCGGCGACGGAGATCAGCTGGCGATCAGCAACTCGTTCGGCTTCGGCGGACACAACGCCGTCGTCGCATTCCGCTCGGTCTGA
- a CDS encoding C4-type zinc ribbon domain-containing protein — protein MKASFTDQRRLLDLVDADLAVSQADHARRNPEQGARVKQLLAERATHSAELTRRLGARDDAKTELARIQSDVAVVDARTRRDNERLASTSSVKDAQGLEHEIASLAKRKSDLEDSELDVMERLETAESAVAEQEALIASVNEEGARLSAEAKAAVADATSRHEAATRDRAAIASSLPADLVALYDALAARGNGAGLLQRRTCGGCRMVLSGTDLNVVRAAAEDDVVTCPECGCILVRGEDSGL, from the coding sequence GTGAAAGCCAGCTTTACCGACCAGCGCCGCCTCCTTGATCTCGTCGACGCCGACCTCGCCGTCAGCCAAGCCGATCACGCGCGTCGGAACCCCGAGCAGGGGGCGCGGGTGAAGCAGTTGCTTGCCGAACGCGCGACGCACTCCGCCGAGCTCACGCGCCGCCTCGGCGCCCGCGACGATGCGAAGACCGAGCTGGCCCGCATCCAGTCCGACGTCGCCGTCGTCGATGCGCGCACCCGGCGCGACAACGAGCGCCTCGCCTCGACGTCGAGCGTCAAGGACGCCCAAGGCCTCGAGCACGAGATCGCCTCCCTCGCCAAGCGCAAGTCCGACCTCGAGGACTCGGAGCTCGATGTCATGGAGCGCCTCGAGACCGCCGAATCCGCTGTCGCCGAGCAGGAGGCGCTCATCGCCTCGGTGAACGAAGAGGGTGCTCGCTTGAGCGCCGAAGCCAAGGCCGCCGTCGCTGACGCGACGTCACGCCATGAGGCGGCGACCCGCGATCGCGCTGCCATCGCCTCCTCGTTGCCCGCTGATCTCGTCGCCCTGTACGACGCTCTCGCCGCCCGCGGTAACGGCGCCGGCCTGCTGCAGCGCCGCACCTGCGGCGGCTGCCGCATGGTGCTGTCCGGCACCGATCTGAACGTCGTGCGCGCGGCCGCCGAGGACGACGTCGTGACGTGCCCCGAATGCGGCTGCATCCTGGTGCGCGGCGAGGATTCCGGGCTCTGA